Proteins co-encoded in one Desulfitobacterium hafniense DCB-2 genomic window:
- a CDS encoding Rpn family recombination-promoting nuclease/putative transposase gives MKEFISLKIDYAFKLIFGKEGNEAILIAFLNAALKLPQERRIEEITIINPELNKEYPEDKKSILDVRAITSQGMQINIEIQLSNQYDMEKRSLYYWAQMYSRQIREGMAYKELTKTVSINIVDFNYLKQTSSYHNVFHLYEDEEKFQLTDVLEIHFMELPKLLAKWRKREISLWENELVRWLLLLEGADNQEILQILEEIAMKDPVLYQAMNAWEETSEDPRIREAYFDRRKAILDEKAAIREAELRLQEALEEGMAKGIAEGRAKGIAEGKAEGKAEGRAEGRAEGRAEGRAEVAKKLLVLGFEITKIAEATGLSEEEISGLKD, from the coding sequence TTGAAAGAGTTCATCAGTCTGAAAATTGATTACGCCTTCAAACTTATTTTCGGCAAGGAGGGCAACGAAGCCATCCTCATTGCCTTTCTCAATGCCGCTCTCAAGCTGCCCCAAGAGCGCCGGATCGAAGAAATCACGATTATAAATCCGGAGTTGAACAAAGAATATCCAGAGGATAAGAAATCCATCCTGGATGTGCGGGCCATAACCAGCCAAGGGATGCAGATCAATATTGAAATTCAATTAAGCAACCAATATGACATGGAGAAGCGTTCCCTTTACTACTGGGCCCAGATGTACTCCCGCCAGATCAGAGAAGGTATGGCCTATAAGGAATTAACCAAGACCGTATCCATCAACATAGTGGATTTTAATTACTTGAAACAGACTTCAAGCTACCACAATGTATTTCATCTTTATGAAGATGAAGAAAAATTTCAGCTGACCGATGTTCTGGAAATACACTTCATGGAGCTGCCCAAGCTGCTGGCTAAGTGGCGAAAGCGAGAAATCAGTCTCTGGGAAAATGAATTGGTCCGCTGGCTGTTGCTCCTGGAAGGAGCGGATAATCAGGAAATCTTGCAGATATTGGAGGAGATTGCCATGAAAGATCCCGTACTGTATCAGGCCATGAACGCCTGGGAGGAAACCAGCGAGGATCCGCGCATCCGAGAAGCTTACTTTGATAGACGCAAGGCCATCCTGGATGAGAAGGCTGCCATCCGCGAGGCCGAGCTCCGGCTGCAGGAAGCCCTTGAGGAAGGGATGGCAAAAGGAATAGCGGAAGGCAGAGCAAAGGGAATAGCAGAAGGCAAAGCTGAAGGTAAAGCTGAGGGTAGAGCTGAGGGTAGAGCTGAGGGTAGAGCTGAGGGTAGAGCTGAAGTGGCGAAAAAGCTCTTGGTTCTGGGCTTTGAAATAACCAAGATCGCCGAAGCGACAGGATTGTCTGAGGAAGAAATATCAGGCTTAAAAGATTGA
- a CDS encoding cation-translocating P-type ATPase, producing MWFAKSQEETLKELNVNPATGLTSQEVQARLEQYGTNKLKGKPKKSLIALFFAQLKDMLIYVLIGAALITFFIGEYVDSIIILLVVVLNAAIGVFQEFKAEKAIEALQQMTTPKTLVRRNGEVLEIQSEELVPGDIVLIDAGRFIPADLRLIESANLQIEESALTGESVPTEKVAQEVLQDPKTPLGDQVNMAFMSTLATYGRGEGVVVGTAMETEIGKIAKILDEEIDEMTPLQKRMEELGKVLGYLAIGICVLIFVISFFQKRDLFEMFLTAISLAVAAIPEGLPAIVAIVLALGVTRMSKINAIVKKLPAVETLGSVNIICSDKTGTLTQNQMTVVKYYTLNNLQEVPREGSDFDASIQAKELMKTFVLCSDATYEQGQGTGDPTEIALVVLGERFNLGRKTLHAEYKRVGENPFDSDRKLMSTLNEENTGYRVHTKGAIDNLLKLSTTALVDGKVVLLTEEMKQEYLRVADEMSDAALRVLGAAYKDVDRVISPQEMEQALTLIGMVGMIDPPRLEVRDSIRDAKLAGITPVMITGDHKNTAVAIAKELGIAESIEESMTGAEIDQLSDEEFSRRIGSLRVFARVSPEHKVKIVKAFKSHGNIVSMTGDGVNDAPSLKNADIGVAMGITGTDVSKGAADMILTDDNFTTIVHAIEEGRNIYNNIKKSVIFLLSCNLGEIVAIFFSVLFFWPVPLLATQLLWINLITDTLPAIALGVDPGDKEVMRQKPRNPKESFFAHGSGIRAIIGGVLIGALTLVAFYIGLREYGYTLGSTDIPADILTYARTMAFVVLAASQLFYSLSMRHATKSIFAVGIFSNRYLIAAIIVGLLLQLMVISVPFLSSAFKLQMLSLRDWGIVLCLAVIPLVLKEIYKLFLRSK from the coding sequence ATGTGGTTTGCCAAATCTCAGGAAGAAACGCTTAAAGAGCTCAATGTAAACCCTGCCACCGGGCTCACCAGCCAGGAAGTCCAAGCCCGCCTGGAGCAATACGGAACCAATAAGCTTAAGGGAAAACCCAAGAAAAGCTTAATCGCCTTGTTCTTTGCCCAATTGAAAGATATGCTGATTTATGTCCTGATCGGTGCTGCATTAATCACTTTCTTTATCGGGGAATATGTGGACTCCATCATCATTCTCCTGGTGGTGGTCCTCAACGCCGCCATTGGCGTTTTTCAGGAATTCAAAGCCGAAAAAGCCATTGAAGCCTTGCAGCAAATGACTACTCCTAAAACACTGGTCCGCCGGAACGGCGAGGTCCTGGAAATCCAATCGGAGGAACTGGTGCCCGGAGACATTGTCCTCATCGATGCCGGCCGCTTTATCCCAGCCGATCTGCGCCTCATCGAGAGTGCCAATCTCCAGATTGAAGAGTCGGCTCTCACCGGTGAATCCGTTCCCACGGAAAAAGTGGCCCAGGAAGTCCTTCAGGACCCTAAAACTCCCCTTGGCGATCAAGTGAACATGGCCTTCATGTCCACCTTAGCTACTTATGGCCGGGGTGAAGGGGTGGTGGTGGGCACCGCCATGGAAACAGAGATCGGGAAAATCGCCAAGATTCTCGATGAGGAGATCGATGAGATGACCCCCCTGCAGAAGCGAATGGAAGAGCTGGGGAAGGTCTTGGGCTATCTGGCCATCGGCATCTGTGTCCTCATCTTTGTCATCTCCTTTTTCCAGAAGCGGGACCTCTTTGAGATGTTCCTGACCGCCATCAGCTTAGCTGTGGCCGCCATCCCTGAGGGTCTTCCCGCTATTGTCGCCATTGTCCTGGCTCTGGGGGTCACCCGGATGTCCAAAATCAATGCCATTGTCAAAAAACTGCCTGCTGTGGAAACTTTGGGCTCTGTAAATATTATCTGTTCGGATAAAACCGGAACCCTGACGCAAAACCAAATGACAGTGGTCAAGTATTACACACTGAATAATTTGCAGGAGGTGCCCCGGGAGGGCTCAGATTTTGACGCAAGCATTCAGGCCAAAGAGCTGATGAAGACCTTTGTCCTTTGCTCAGATGCTACTTATGAACAGGGCCAGGGCACAGGAGATCCTACGGAGATTGCCCTGGTGGTCTTAGGGGAGCGCTTTAACCTGGGAAGAAAAACCTTGCATGCCGAATATAAGCGGGTAGGAGAAAATCCCTTCGATTCCGACCGCAAACTCATGTCCACCCTCAATGAAGAAAACACAGGCTACCGGGTCCATACCAAAGGAGCGATTGACAATCTTCTCAAGCTTTCAACCACCGCCTTAGTTGACGGCAAGGTGGTCCTCCTTACAGAAGAGATGAAGCAGGAGTATCTCCGTGTGGCTGACGAAATGTCCGACGCTGCTCTACGGGTGCTGGGGGCCGCTTACAAAGATGTGGACAGAGTGATCAGCCCCCAGGAGATGGAGCAGGCTCTGACCCTCATCGGCATGGTGGGCATGATCGATCCTCCCCGCCTGGAAGTCAGGGATTCCATCCGGGATGCCAAGCTGGCCGGGATCACACCGGTCATGATTACCGGAGACCATAAAAACACCGCTGTGGCCATCGCCAAAGAATTAGGCATCGCTGAGTCCATCGAGGAAAGCATGACCGGCGCTGAGATCGATCAATTGTCCGACGAAGAATTTTCCCGGCGCATCGGCAGTTTGCGGGTCTTTGCCCGGGTATCTCCGGAGCATAAGGTTAAAATCGTCAAAGCTTTCAAATCCCATGGCAATATCGTCTCCATGACGGGGGATGGGGTCAACGATGCTCCTTCCTTGAAGAACGCCGATATCGGTGTGGCCATGGGAATCACCGGTACGGATGTCTCCAAAGGCGCCGCCGATATGATCTTAACCGATGATAATTTCACCACCATCGTCCATGCTATCGAGGAAGGCCGCAATATCTATAACAACATCAAGAAATCGGTGATTTTCCTTCTCTCCTGCAACCTGGGGGAGATTGTCGCCATCTTCTTCTCCGTCCTCTTTTTCTGGCCCGTTCCCCTGCTCGCCACCCAGCTTTTATGGATTAACTTAATCACCGATACCCTGCCGGCCATTGCCCTGGGTGTAGATCCCGGTGATAAAGAAGTGATGCGGCAAAAACCCCGCAACCCTAAAGAAAGCTTCTTTGCCCACGGTTCAGGCATCAGGGCCATCATCGGCGGTGTCTTGATCGGTGCTTTAACCCTGGTAGCCTTCTACATAGGGCTTCGTGAATACGGCTATACCTTAGGATCGACGGATATCCCCGCTGATATCCTCACCTATGCCCGCACCATGGCCTTTGTGGTTCTGGCGGCTTCCCAGCTTTTCTACTCCCTGTCCATGAGACATGCCACCAAATCCATTTTTGCTGTAGGCATCTTTTCCAACCGCTACCTGATTGCGGCTATTATCGTCGGTTTATTGCTGCAGCTGATGGTGATCTCCGTCCCCTTCCTCTCCAGCGCCTTCAAGCTGCAGATGCTCTCTTTAAGAGATTGGGGAATTGTCCTTTGCCTGGCGGTTATCCCCCTCGTTCTTAAGGAGATCTATAAACTCTTTCTGCGCAGTAAGTAA
- a CDS encoding GNAT family N-acetyltransferase, with amino-acid sequence MKEMRPALWSDMERLKAIWKLCFGDEDSFIDFYFARRFQPEQVAVYLVDQVITAMLTMIPIQYVDGPEGEKTRQGAMLYAIATHPDFQRRGMASELMEWALAYLGSRQIELCVLVPAEEKLFGFYERQGYQAGFTLREAVLNRDEIRVMGKETPDLAVAAALPQTYNSIRNQLLRGTPYIAYGEEEVAYQKQVSRLSGADLYELSSGEVQGCAAVECLTEDKVLVKELLIPEALIAQGLKALAQTIPAQEFIIRTPAPWGQGIGGQIRSFGMLKRTSSRESGPTNQEDSLPGEGAYLGLAFD; translated from the coding sequence ATGAAAGAAATGCGGCCGGCTCTTTGGTCCGATATGGAGCGACTGAAAGCTATCTGGAAGCTTTGCTTTGGGGATGAGGATTCCTTTATTGATTTTTATTTTGCCCGGCGTTTTCAGCCGGAACAGGTTGCTGTCTATCTTGTCGATCAGGTCATTACGGCGATGCTGACCATGATTCCGATCCAATATGTGGACGGTCCTGAGGGGGAGAAGACCAGGCAAGGCGCTATGCTTTATGCCATTGCCACTCATCCGGATTTTCAGCGCCGGGGGATGGCCTCGGAGCTGATGGAGTGGGCCTTGGCTTATCTGGGAAGCCGGCAGATAGAGTTGTGTGTCCTGGTACCTGCTGAAGAGAAGCTGTTCGGCTTTTATGAGAGGCAAGGGTACCAGGCAGGATTTACCCTTCGTGAAGCGGTACTGAACCGTGATGAGATTAGGGTTATGGGTAAGGAAACGCCGGACCTTGCGGTTGCGGCTGCCCTTCCTCAAACTTATAACAGCATCCGCAATCAGCTTCTCCGCGGAACCCCTTATATCGCCTATGGGGAAGAAGAGGTTGCCTATCAAAAACAGGTTTCCCGGCTTTCCGGGGCAGACCTTTACGAACTAAGCAGCGGGGAAGTTCAGGGGTGCGCGGCTGTGGAATGTTTGACTGAGGATAAGGTTTTGGTTAAGGAGCTTTTAATTCCCGAGGCGCTGATTGCTCAGGGATTGAAGGCCTTGGCCCAAACCATCCCGGCTCAGGAATTCATCATCCGGACACCTGCCCCTTGGGGTCAGGGGATAGGCGGTCAGATCCGCTCCTTTGGCATGTTGAAAAGAACAAGTTCCCGGGAATCCGGACCTACTAATCAAGAGGACAGCCTACCTGGAGAAGGGGCTTATCTTGGGCTTGCTTTCGACTGA
- a CDS encoding zinc finger domain-containing protein, with protein MCFRPAAVSKVVICSGCQKKLTLQQGHMAAKCPFCGTEIAKEEVKNPQPPNHSER; from the coding sequence ATGTGTTTCAGACCCGCTGCCGTATCTAAAGTTGTCATTTGTTCCGGCTGCCAAAAAAAATTAACCCTGCAACAAGGTCATATGGCTGCAAAATGCCCTTTTTGCGGCACGGAAATAGCTAAAGAAGAGGTCAAGAACCCCCAACCCCCTAATCATTCTGAACGCTGA
- a CDS encoding 4Fe-4S dicluster domain-containing protein yields the protein MEGYGLLIDYEYCTGCQSCEIACKTEHDFPVGKWGIRVFEDGPWQKDDANDEGSHFNWNKVPIPTDLCDGCQDRVAAGRKPTCVHHCLADVMRFGTLEELSAELARKPKQVLWSIK from the coding sequence ATGGAGGGATACGGACTTTTAATCGACTATGAATATTGTACCGGTTGTCAGAGCTGCGAGATTGCTTGCAAGACCGAACATGATTTTCCGGTAGGAAAATGGGGAATCCGGGTTTTTGAAGATGGGCCCTGGCAGAAAGACGATGCCAATGATGAAGGAAGTCATTTTAATTGGAACAAAGTTCCTATTCCTACGGATTTATGCGACGGATGCCAGGACAGGGTGGCCGCAGGCCGGAAGCCCACCTGTGTGCACCACTGCCTGGCTGATGTGATGCGTTTTGGAACCCTCGAAGAGCTCAGTGCAGAACTGGCCAGGAAACCTAAGCAGGTACTCTGGTCAATCAAGTAG
- a CDS encoding DegV family protein, whose product MAVRVLTDSTSYIDDEARQELEIRRVSLNVSFGDQSLRESDLANEEFYKMMEAKGIPTSSQPSIGEFYQEMEKVVSAGESLCGIFLSSDMSGTFSTAQLAKEMVLENYPDAQIEIIDSRSNSMQLGFAVMQGARAAQARKSLAEVKEVVLQTIKRSRFLFIPDNLDYLKKGGRIGGAGALIGNLFKIIPILTVEEGKVLVLTKVRHKEKAVLAMIDKMLEDIGAYGLGEIAVHHINCLDEAQALVKKIKDKVTANIKVMPIGPVIGLHVGPGAIGIVYYTEHDLR is encoded by the coding sequence ATGGCCGTCCGTGTGTTAACCGATAGCACAAGCTACATAGATGATGAAGCAAGACAAGAATTGGAGATAAGACGGGTGTCTTTGAATGTCTCTTTTGGTGATCAATCACTGCGGGAAAGCGACTTAGCCAATGAAGAGTTTTACAAGATGATGGAAGCCAAGGGGATACCCACCTCTTCTCAGCCTTCCATCGGTGAATTTTATCAGGAGATGGAAAAAGTGGTCTCGGCAGGTGAAAGCTTGTGCGGGATTTTCCTATCCTCCGATATGAGCGGGACCTTTTCCACCGCTCAATTAGCGAAAGAGATGGTTCTGGAAAACTATCCCGATGCCCAGATCGAGATCATTGATTCCCGCTCCAATTCTATGCAATTAGGATTTGCCGTGATGCAGGGAGCCCGGGCTGCCCAAGCCAGGAAGAGCCTGGCTGAGGTCAAAGAGGTTGTGCTGCAGACGATTAAGCGCAGTCGTTTTTTGTTTATACCGGATAATCTGGACTATTTGAAAAAGGGGGGCCGGATCGGCGGAGCCGGTGCCTTAATCGGTAATCTGTTTAAAATTATTCCCATTCTCACGGTGGAAGAGGGTAAGGTTCTGGTTCTGACCAAGGTGCGGCATAAGGAGAAAGCCGTGTTGGCCATGATTGATAAGATGCTTGAGGACATCGGCGCCTATGGGTTAGGGGAGATTGCGGTTCACCATATTAATTGCCTCGATGAAGCCCAGGCCTTGGTGAAGAAAATTAAAGATAAGGTCACTGCCAATATTAAGGTGATGCCTATCGGTCCGGTGATCGGACTTCATGTCGGCCCCGGCGCTATTGGGATCGTTTATTATACAGAACATGATTTGCGCTGA
- a CDS encoding DUF2156 domain-containing protein, with translation MIDFKKIEMRDKEWVKPLLEAADLGGCHQNFTNLFSWSGTYHYQVAQVEDYLVIKGRLGETYYYFYPAGTGDVQPVLEAMKKDAQENGHEFIVLGISPENMATLKELYPEHFEYEEMRDSFDYVYQAEKLATLAGRKLQAKRNHINRFEANHIWAFELLTPENLAECWEMNLEWCRRNDCKDDEQLRAEYCAVKRDFDYFTDLELEGGLLRADGRIVAFTMGERLNSDTYVVHVEKAFGEIQGAYQMINREFVRWIRETYPDMIYVNREEDMGYEGLRKAKLSYHPDKMEEKFLARYFA, from the coding sequence ATGATTGACTTTAAGAAGATAGAGATGAGAGATAAAGAGTGGGTAAAACCGCTGCTGGAAGCTGCGGATCTTGGTGGTTGTCATCAAAATTTTACGAATTTATTTTCATGGTCGGGGACGTATCACTACCAGGTGGCTCAAGTGGAGGATTATCTTGTGATCAAAGGACGGCTGGGAGAAACCTATTATTATTTTTATCCGGCAGGCACCGGTGATGTGCAGCCGGTTCTGGAAGCAATGAAAAAAGATGCTCAGGAAAATGGGCATGAATTTATAGTACTGGGAATTTCCCCGGAAAATATGGCGACTTTGAAGGAGTTGTATCCTGAGCATTTTGAATATGAAGAAATGCGGGATAGCTTTGATTATGTCTATCAGGCGGAGAAGCTGGCTACACTGGCCGGAAGAAAGCTCCAGGCCAAGCGAAACCATATCAATCGCTTCGAGGCCAATCATATCTGGGCTTTCGAGCTGCTCACTCCGGAAAACCTGGCTGAATGCTGGGAAATGAATTTGGAATGGTGTCGGAGGAATGACTGTAAAGACGATGAGCAGCTAAGGGCTGAATACTGTGCTGTAAAACGGGATTTTGATTACTTCACAGACCTGGAGCTGGAAGGGGGATTACTGCGGGCGGATGGCAGGATAGTGGCCTTTACCATGGGAGAACGGCTCAATTCCGATACTTATGTGGTCCATGTGGAGAAGGCCTTTGGGGAGATTCAAGGGGCTTACCAAATGATTAACCGGGAATTTGTGCGATGGATCAGGGAAACCTATCCGGATATGATCTATGTGAACCGGGAAGAGGACATGGGGTATGAGGGGTTGCGCAAAGCAAAACTATCCTATCATCCGGATAAAATGGAAGAGAAGTTCCTGGCCCGGTATTTTGCCTAG
- a CDS encoding molybdopterin-dependent oxidoreductase yields MEFKNDLGKPWKYEEDGFTVIRTSVWSPPGCHPVGCGLKLYVNQAGILEKIEGDENDPITKGRLCVRCLDLKEVIYNPSRILYPMKRHPQDRGKADKWERTTWEEAYAMIKQKRDFVIKNYGVEAIAAYSGTGRNGGIMVQEFAHEVLGTPNACYTQSGYACYTPRAAATAAITGCYYPEIDYGGGVEGTYDNPDYKIPEVIVLWGKEPLPSNGDGLFGHALIDLMKRGTQIISVDPRVNWLATRSAVHLRLRPGTDAAMGMAWLNVIINEELYDRDFVENWCYGFDELKERVADMTPEKAAEICQVDGEIIRKAARMYAVAAQAGIAWGLAIDQNQNGTQAAQCILSLIAITGNLDKPGGQLVGEAKPAVPEAEDGMTSTYAATGHQLDGWVALGEELRNKTIGMQEYPLYVNSIRNAHADLMLDCLMTDKPYRIVMAMIQSTNIIAPTNSAESKKWHQALKRLDFIFATDVFMTPTIQACADLFLPLKCAPEHDSINYTHYSGSQIHFGITNKAIEVGQCKSDVEIAVELGKYLGREQYVTRHTDEKAWLNNRRAQRNLMGGGKEDFDTIREKVHIQQGRKYYKYKTGHLRPDRQTGFLTTTGRVELYSYMFEGVGSDPLPYYQEPPFSPYSTPELAKEYPFILTTGARTYAYFHSEHRQVPLLRELNPNPLLEVNPEDAAALGLLEGQWVEISNQFGEAKFKAKVTPTVRQGTVMAQHGWWFPEQEADEPNLSGVWHSNVNTLIPNHYNGSLGFGAPYKCMICKITPLKESYDVDMNRFQEKFRKVAG; encoded by the coding sequence ATGGAATTTAAAAACGACTTAGGCAAGCCCTGGAAGTACGAGGAAGACGGTTTCACGGTCATCCGGACTTCCGTATGGTCTCCCCCGGGTTGTCATCCGGTGGGCTGCGGACTGAAGCTCTATGTGAATCAAGCGGGTATTCTCGAGAAAATCGAAGGGGACGAGAACGATCCCATCACCAAAGGCCGGCTTTGCGTCAGATGCCTGGATCTTAAAGAAGTGATCTATAATCCCAGCCGTATTCTCTATCCCATGAAGCGCCATCCTCAGGATCGGGGCAAGGCTGACAAATGGGAACGCACCACCTGGGAAGAAGCCTATGCAATGATTAAGCAGAAGCGGGATTTTGTCATCAAAAATTACGGTGTGGAGGCGATTGCCGCTTACAGCGGTACCGGCCGCAACGGCGGTATTATGGTACAGGAATTTGCCCATGAGGTGCTGGGCACACCCAATGCCTGCTATACTCAGTCCGGCTATGCCTGTTACACTCCCCGTGCCGCCGCCACGGCGGCGATCACGGGCTGTTATTACCCGGAGATCGACTATGGGGGCGGTGTGGAAGGGACCTATGATAACCCCGACTACAAGATTCCGGAAGTGATTGTGCTTTGGGGGAAGGAGCCGTTGCCTTCCAACGGCGACGGTCTCTTTGGCCACGCCTTGATCGATTTGATGAAGCGGGGCACCCAAATAATTTCCGTGGATCCCCGTGTCAATTGGCTGGCGACACGATCCGCTGTCCATCTGCGTCTGCGCCCGGGTACGGATGCGGCTATGGGGATGGCCTGGCTTAATGTGATTATCAATGAAGAGCTGTATGATCGGGATTTCGTGGAAAACTGGTGTTACGGCTTTGACGAACTGAAAGAGCGGGTGGCGGACATGACTCCGGAAAAGGCGGCAGAGATCTGCCAGGTGGATGGGGAGATCATCAGGAAGGCCGCCAGAATGTACGCCGTTGCCGCCCAGGCGGGAATTGCCTGGGGGCTGGCCATTGACCAGAACCAGAACGGCACCCAGGCTGCCCAGTGTATCTTAAGTCTGATCGCCATTACGGGCAATCTGGACAAACCCGGGGGCCAGCTGGTGGGAGAAGCCAAACCGGCAGTGCCGGAAGCCGAGGATGGTATGACCTCCACCTACGCGGCTACCGGACATCAATTGGACGGCTGGGTCGCCCTGGGGGAAGAACTGAGAAATAAAACCATCGGCATGCAGGAGTATCCCCTGTACGTCAATTCCATCCGCAATGCCCATGCCGACCTGATGCTGGACTGCCTCATGACGGATAAACCTTATCGGATCGTCATGGCCATGATTCAGTCCACCAATATTATTGCCCCAACCAACTCTGCGGAAAGCAAAAAGTGGCATCAAGCCCTGAAGAGACTGGATTTCATATTTGCCACCGATGTGTTTATGACACCCACCATTCAGGCCTGTGCCGATTTGTTCCTGCCCTTGAAATGTGCCCCGGAGCACGACAGCATTAACTATACCCATTATTCCGGCTCCCAGATTCATTTTGGGATCACCAATAAGGCCATTGAAGTGGGCCAGTGCAAGAGTGATGTGGAGATTGCGGTCGAACTTGGCAAATACCTGGGCCGGGAGCAGTATGTGACAAGACACACGGATGAAAAAGCGTGGCTCAACAACCGGCGTGCCCAAAGAAATCTGATGGGCGGCGGCAAGGAAGATTTCGATACAATCCGGGAAAAAGTGCACATCCAGCAGGGACGCAAATATTACAAATATAAGACAGGTCATCTCCGCCCTGATCGTCAAACCGGGTTCCTGACCACAACCGGGCGGGTGGAGCTTTATTCCTACATGTTTGAAGGGGTGGGCTCAGATCCCCTGCCTTATTACCAGGAGCCTCCCTTCAGCCCCTATTCCACTCCTGAATTAGCCAAAGAATATCCTTTCATCCTGACCACCGGCGCCCGGACTTACGCCTACTTCCACAGCGAACACCGTCAGGTTCCGCTGTTACGTGAATTAAATCCGAACCCCCTGCTCGAGGTTAACCCGGAAGATGCTGCTGCTTTGGGTTTGCTGGAAGGGCAGTGGGTGGAAATCTCCAACCAGTTCGGGGAAGCCAAGTTTAAGGCCAAGGTAACCCCTACAGTACGCCAAGGTACGGTCATGGCACAGCATGGTTGGTGGTTCCCGGAACAGGAAGCCGATGAGCCTAACCTCTCCGGGGTATGGCATTCCAATGTCAATACTTTGATTCCTAATCATTACAATGGCTCCCTGGGATTTGGAGCCCCTTATAAATGCATGATCTGCAAAATCACGCCCCTCAAGGAAAGCTACGATGTGGATATGAACCGATTCCAGGAGAAATTCAGAAAGGTGGCGGGCTGA
- a CDS encoding cation diffusion facilitator family transporter: protein MIKFIIRRFIPHHENISDKRVREQYGVLAGALGIICNLILFILKLLLGLFMNSIAVISDAFNNLSDCGSSVIAIIAAKMSNRPPDIEHPFGHGRIEYISSLVVSFIIFMVGIELLKNSFTKILHPEEVLFSWISLVILLFSVVLKIWMFSYNRYIGHTINSGINKATAYDSLNDALATSAVILSTLIGHAFDLAIDGYVGLLISLFILYTGYNVAKETVNILLGSSPNPELCNQVKDFVNEGMYIIGTHDLKVHDYGPGRTIASIHAEIQDTVNIVDAHLIIDDLEKRISEELNINIVIHIDPITTDKEKIKGMEEIVKSAVKEVNNSFVAHNIRMTIGYRCMNVIFELSVPSPQVPAADTIRKDIIHKLKEKDPQLNVIVNSVTALT, encoded by the coding sequence TTGATCAAATTTATCATTCGCCGCTTTATTCCCCACCATGAAAACATCTCAGATAAGCGGGTCCGCGAACAGTATGGAGTTCTAGCGGGAGCATTAGGTATCATCTGCAACCTGATTTTATTTATACTTAAGCTTTTGCTGGGGCTTTTTATGAACAGTATTGCCGTTATTTCCGACGCTTTTAATAACCTCTCCGACTGCGGCTCCTCCGTCATCGCCATCATCGCCGCCAAAATGAGCAACCGGCCTCCGGATATAGAGCACCCCTTTGGTCACGGCCGGATCGAATACATCTCTTCCCTGGTCGTCTCCTTTATCATCTTTATGGTCGGCATCGAACTTCTCAAAAATTCCTTCACTAAGATCCTTCACCCGGAAGAGGTCCTTTTCAGCTGGATTTCTCTGGTTATCCTGCTTTTTTCCGTTGTCCTGAAAATCTGGATGTTTTCCTATAACCGCTACATCGGGCATACCATTAATTCAGGAATCAATAAAGCCACTGCTTATGACAGTCTTAACGATGCCTTAGCCACCAGTGCCGTCATCCTTTCCACATTGATCGGTCACGCTTTTGATCTTGCCATTGACGGGTACGTCGGTCTGCTCATCTCCCTTTTCATCCTTTATACAGGATATAATGTGGCCAAGGAAACAGTCAATATTCTATTGGGCTCCTCCCCTAACCCCGAGTTGTGCAATCAGGTCAAAGACTTCGTCAATGAAGGAATGTACATTATCGGCACTCACGATCTAAAAGTTCACGATTACGGCCCAGGCCGCACCATCGCCTCCATTCATGCCGAGATTCAGGATACGGTAAACATCGTCGACGCCCATTTGATTATTGATGACTTGGAAAAACGCATCTCCGAAGAACTGAACATCAATATTGTCATTCATATCGATCCCATTACCACCGACAAAGAAAAAATTAAAGGTATGGAGGAGATCGTTAAATCCGCCGTGAAGGAAGTAAATAACTCCTTTGTCGCACATAATATCCGTATGACCATCGGCTATCGCTGTATGAATGTCATCTTTGAATTATCCGTCCCCTCTCCCCAGGTCCCAGCTGCCGATACTATCCGCAAGGATATTATTCATAAACTAAAAGAAAAAGACCCCCAGCTCAATGTGATTGTCAATTCCGTCACCGCCTTGACCTAA